In a single window of the Campylobacter hyointestinalis subsp. lawsonii genome:
- the pheT gene encoding phenylalanine--tRNA ligase subunit beta, translated as MIISKNWLNEFIDLSHLSAEEVCKKLNEIGLEVDSLNKFSIPNHVVVGKVLSCVDHENSDHLHVCEVDVGSEILQIVCGAPNVAAGQFVACALIGAIMPSGLEIKAAKLRGVASSGMLCSSTELGLPKLNNGIMLLDDSIGELVLGRELKEYPILNDELIEIELTPNRGDCLSIHGVARDLSAGFDLPLKEREPRVDEEKLLGIGRIISIRCEDKIEASVAYRAIELKEELSLNLKTELRLAYTEQTKEHPVEKILSYMTHSTGVIFRAYDYEKLATNKEEKIVIDIKVLDNGSYGVYFDSRCLGQLGIWQTKEANIDNNSKIIIIEASYVDPKIVSKAAFKDKEQPRDEAVYRSSRGSEPKLSMAMDFLFDIFAKNKHITPYAGMQQILLEKDQIIISFNCTELSNMIGAEISRNDVVKILKRLGFDITFNTEQEHIYAKVPFYRHDILNSHDICEEIVRIIGIDNIPSKPLIFSEKSRINNNTYISYKNSKRLRHNAATLGFFECVHYVFDNAGELDALGFKPCKAQILNPINNELAVLKPTLINHLLNSCERNIKNSKKSVKLFEFGDVFNEDGDQSAKFAFLASGLKNEPTLLNGAKPSEINFFDFASLIQNSVGKIELVKSDDIPFLSEFEQAKVYQNNEYIGYIGRVDLNLELKRDLPKTYVCELDFERIKFENRVAKTYSKFPTISRDLSVIIDKDLEYLEIKKCINELKIGILKEFLPVDIYEDKSLNSKVSLSIKFIFQDMQKTLEDEEISIVMDQILQALNNKLGIGLR; from the coding sequence ATGATAATAAGTAAAAATTGGTTAAATGAATTTATAGATCTTTCGCATTTAAGCGCAGAAGAAGTATGTAAAAAACTAAACGAGATCGGACTAGAAGTAGATAGTCTAAATAAATTTAGTATTCCAAACCATGTTGTCGTAGGAAAAGTACTATCTTGCGTAGATCACGAAAACAGCGATCATCTACACGTTTGTGAAGTAGATGTCGGAAGTGAGATTTTGCAAATAGTCTGCGGTGCTCCTAATGTTGCTGCTGGACAATTCGTAGCTTGTGCGCTTATAGGCGCTATCATGCCTAGTGGTCTTGAGATAAAAGCGGCAAAATTAAGAGGCGTAGCAAGCTCTGGAATGCTTTGTAGTAGCACCGAGCTTGGACTTCCTAAATTAAACAACGGCATTATGCTATTAGATGATAGTATAGGCGAGCTTGTGCTAGGACGCGAACTAAAAGAGTATCCTATTTTAAATGATGAGCTCATAGAGATAGAGCTTACGCCAAATAGAGGCGACTGCCTAAGCATACACGGCGTTGCACGTGATCTATCTGCGGGATTTGATCTACCGCTTAAAGAGCGAGAGCCAAGAGTCGATGAAGAAAAGCTTCTTGGTATAGGTAGGATTATAAGTATTCGTTGTGAAGATAAAATAGAGGCTTCAGTAGCATATAGGGCTATAGAGCTAAAAGAAGAGCTATCTTTAAATTTAAAAACAGAACTAAGGCTTGCTTATACAGAGCAGACTAAAGAACATCCAGTAGAAAAGATTTTATCATATATGACTCACTCTACTGGTGTTATCTTTAGAGCTTATGATTATGAAAAATTAGCAACAAATAAAGAAGAGAAAATAGTCATAGATATAAAAGTCCTTGATAACGGATCTTATGGTGTTTATTTTGATTCAAGATGTTTGGGGCAATTAGGAATTTGGCAAACAAAAGAGGCAAATATAGACAATAACTCTAAGATTATTATCATAGAGGCTAGTTACGTAGATCCAAAAATAGTCTCTAAAGCAGCCTTTAAAGACAAAGAACAGCCTCGCGATGAAGCAGTCTATAGAAGTAGCAGGGGTAGCGAACCAAAGCTAAGTATGGCTATGGATTTTTTATTTGATATATTTGCTAAAAACAAGCACATTACTCCATATGCTGGAATGCAACAAATTTTACTCGAAAAAGATCAAATCATCATAAGCTTTAATTGCACAGAACTTTCAAATATGATAGGCGCAGAAATTTCTAGAAACGATGTTGTAAAGATCCTAAAAAGACTTGGATTTGATATAACATTTAACACTGAGCAAGAGCATATCTATGCAAAAGTGCCGTTTTATCGCCATGATATACTAAATTCTCACGATATTTGCGAAGAAATAGTAAGGATAATAGGTATCGACAATATCCCTTCTAAGCCTTTGATCTTTAGTGAAAAAAGTCGTATAAATAATAACACTTACATATCTTATAAAAACTCAAAACGCCTTAGACACAACGCCGCTACGCTTGGTTTTTTCGAGTGTGTGCATTACGTATTTGATAACGCAGGAGAGCTTGACGCTTTAGGATTTAAGCCTTGTAAAGCACAAATTTTAAATCCTATAAATAACGAACTTGCAGTTTTAAAACCGACTTTGATAAATCATTTATTAAATTCATGCGAAAGAAATATCAAAAATTCAAAAAAATCAGTTAAGCTTTTTGAATTTGGTGATGTGTTTAATGAAGACGGCGACCAAAGCGCTAAATTTGCTTTTTTAGCAAGTGGTTTAAAAAATGAACCTACGCTTTTAAATGGTGCAAAACCAAGTGAGATAAACTTTTTTGATTTTGCTAGTTTGATACAAAACTCAGTTGGAAAAATAGAACTCGTAAAAAGCGATGACATACCATTTTTAAGTGAATTTGAACAAGCTAAAGTTTATCAAAACAATGAATATATCGGATATATCGGTAGAGTAGATTTAAATTTAGAATTAAAAAGAGATTTACCAAAAACATATGTTTGTGAGCTTGATTTTGAGCGGATCAAATTTGAAAATAGGGTAGCAAAAACCTACTCTAAATTTCCTACTATAAGCAGAGATCTAAGCGTAATAATAGATAAAGATTTAGAGTATTTAGAGATCAAAAAATGTATTAATGAGCTAAAGATTGGTATTTTAAAAGAGTTTTTGCCCGTTGATATCTATGAGGATAAAAGTTTGAACTCAAAGGTAAGCTTGAGTATTAAATTTATATTTCAAGATATGCAAAAAACATTAGAAGATGAAGAGATATCTATTGTTATGGATCAAATTTTACAAGCTTTAAATAATAAACTAGGCATAGGATTAAGATGA
- the aroA gene encoding 3-phosphoshikimate 1-carboxyvinyltransferase, which translates to MKIEALKHAFDAEFKNISTDKSISHRCAIFSLLSDKTSVISDYLEAEDTINSLKIISALGAKVEKQENSYYITPPKNILSPNKILECGNSGTAMRIFMGLLAGNDGFFVLSGDKYLNERPMKRIADPLVKIGAKIDGRDFANKAPLAIRGTKLKYFEYDSHIPSAQVKTALILAGLCGNGCKFSEPELSRDHSERMLLGMGADIKRDGLSLQINPLNDRKLRPLNLSVPNDPSSCFFYAVAAAITPGAKIKIKNILLNKTRIEAYKILEKMGTKISYNLTSSDYDDIGDISVEYAPLKAVEVTQNISWLIDEAPALAVAFSRASGKSVLRNAKELRVKECDRIAVTVNALKSCGIEASELEDGFEIIGGVPKKASIDSHGDHRIAMSFAVLGLLCGMDIQKSEFIATSFPKFSCFLRSLGANVED; encoded by the coding sequence ATGAAAATAGAAGCGCTTAAGCACGCGTTTGACGCTGAGTTTAAAAATATTTCTACAGACAAATCCATAAGTCATAGGTGCGCTATATTTTCACTTTTGAGTGATAAAACGAGCGTTATTAGTGATTATTTAGAGGCAGAAGATACCATAAATTCTCTAAAGATCATAAGCGCTTTAGGCGCTAAAGTCGAAAAGCAAGAAAATTCTTACTATATAACTCCACCAAAAAATATCTTATCGCCAAATAAGATTTTAGAGTGTGGAAATTCTGGCACGGCTATGAGAATATTTATGGGATTACTTGCTGGAAATGATGGTTTTTTTGTGCTTAGTGGAGATAAATATCTAAACGAAAGACCTATGAAAAGGATAGCTGATCCACTTGTTAAGATAGGTGCTAAGATAGATGGTAGAGACTTTGCAAATAAAGCGCCATTAGCCATTAGAGGCACTAAGCTGAAGTATTTCGAGTATGATAGCCATATCCCTTCTGCTCAAGTAAAAACAGCGCTTATTTTAGCAGGTCTTTGTGGAAATGGTTGTAAATTTAGCGAACCAGAGCTTAGCAGAGACCATAGCGAAAGAATGCTTTTAGGTATGGGAGCAGACATCAAAAGAGATGGACTTAGCTTACAGATAAATCCACTGAATGATAGAAAATTAAGACCACTAAATTTAAGCGTTCCAAATGATCCTAGTTCGTGCTTTTTTTACGCCGTTGCCGCAGCGATAACCCCAGGTGCGAAAATCAAAATCAAAAATATACTTTTAAATAAAACTCGCATAGAAGCATATAAAATTCTAGAAAAAATGGGCACTAAGATAAGCTATAATCTAACAAGTAGCGATTATGACGATATCGGCGATATAAGCGTTGAATACGCACCCCTAAAAGCAGTAGAAGTTACACAAAATATATCGTGGCTTATAGATGAAGCGCCTGCTTTAGCCGTTGCATTTTCAAGGGCAAGCGGAAAAAGCGTACTAAGAAATGCAAAAGAGCTAAGAGTAAAAGAGTGTGACCGCATAGCAGTAACTGTTAATGCACTTAAAAGTTGCGGTATAGAAGCAAGTGAGCTTGAAGATGGTTTTGAGATCATAGGCGGAGTTCCTAAAAAGGCTAGTATAGATAGCCACGGAGATCACCGCATTGCTATGAGTTTTGCCGTGCTTGGACTGCTTTGTGGTATGGATATACAAAAGAGCGAATTTATAGCGACATCCTTTCCTAAATTTAGTTGTTTTTTAAGGAGTTTAGGAGCAAATGTTGAAGATTGA
- a CDS encoding 4-hydroxy-3-methylbut-2-enyl diphosphate reductase, which produces MKIELAKSYGFCFGVKRAIKIAENSKNASTIGELIHNSLEIDRLKKNFNVKTLKDINELKDEKKAIIRTHGITKSDLANLKSRGIKIIDATCPFVTKPQQIVEKMSNEGYEIIFFGDINHPEVKGVMSYASTKVYVILDESELDNIRLASKVAVVSQTTKKIEKFMQIVNYLMQRVKEVRVFNTICNATLENQEAVRELSSRADVMIIIGGKNSSNTKQLYLISKKLCEDSYLVESGDEIEQIWFKDKKLCGISAGASTPDWIIEKVIDKINNLNSNI; this is translated from the coding sequence TTGAAGATTGAATTAGCTAAAAGTTATGGGTTTTGTTTTGGAGTAAAAAGAGCTATAAAAATAGCCGAAAATTCAAAAAATGCATCTACGATAGGTGAGCTAATCCACAATAGCTTAGAGATAGATAGACTGAAAAAAAACTTTAATGTTAAAACCTTAAAAGATATAAATGAGTTAAAAGATGAAAAAAAAGCGATTATAAGAACTCATGGTATTACAAAAAGTGATTTAGCAAATTTAAAATCACGCGGTATCAAGATCATAGATGCTACTTGTCCATTTGTCACGAAGCCACAACAAATAGTCGAAAAAATGAGTAATGAAGGCTATGAAATCATCTTTTTTGGCGATATTAATCATCCCGAAGTTAAAGGCGTGATGAGTTATGCAAGTACGAAAGTTTATGTTATTTTAGATGAGAGCGAACTTGATAATATAAGGCTTGCGTCTAAAGTCGCTGTTGTATCCCAGACAACAAAAAAAATAGAAAAATTTATGCAAATAGTAAATTATCTAATGCAAAGAGTTAAAGAAGTTAGAGTTTTTAATACTATTTGTAATGCAACTCTTGAAAATCAAGAGGCCGTTAGAGAGCTTTCTAGTAGGGCTGATGTTATGATCATCATAGGCGGAAAAAATAGTTCAAATACAAAACAACTATATCTTATCTCAAAAAAATTATGCGAAGATAGCTACTTAGTAGAAAGTGGAGACGAGATAGAACAAATTTGGTTTAAAGATAAAAAATTATGCGGTATAAGTGCTGGCGCAAGCACTCCAGATTGGATAATAGAAAAAGTTATAGATAAGATAAATAATTTAAACTCAAATATTTGA
- a CDS encoding 30S ribosomal protein S1 — MAEVNKNVRNDISDKIDYEEDFAAMFEESLKAEESTVCDGVIVNIKDTEVFVDVRKKSEGIMNISEITNNDGTLQYKIGDTIKVAITGSRNGRPIVSHKKALRKEKVKAFIDNFDENADNIYDAKIISKNKGGFVALSNDDVEFFMPKSQSGFRDANQVINKTFKVKVLKINKDEQSIIVSRKKLIDEDRKKRKEAIENIIDNTDIIEGTIKKITTYGMFVDVGGIDGLVHYSEISYKGPVNPNTLYKEGDKVDVKIIKYDTDKKHLSLSVKAATPDPWEEIKDSLEVGDTIKVTVSNIEPYGAFVDLGNDIEGFLHISEISWDKNIKNPKDFIKEGEELDVEVIEIDASDRRLRVSLKNLLPKPFDEFNAKFSEGDIVNGVVTTLTNFGAFVRIGALEGLLHNEDSSWDRNDKCKDIFKTGDNIQVKIIKIDDKNQKISLSQKDLKESPVTKYAKTHANGDIVSGTIRDIKDFGVFVSLEDGVDALIRKEDIGNLDINSLKVGDSIEAAIAFIDEKKNRIRLSVRRLAKQKEREVLNEINDEGKMTLGDIIKEQLAD; from the coding sequence ATGGCTGAGGTGAACAAAAATGTTCGTAACGACATAAGCGATAAAATAGATTATGAAGAAGATTTTGCCGCTATGTTTGAGGAGTCTTTAAAGGCTGAAGAGAGTACAGTTTGCGATGGTGTTATCGTCAATATAAAAGATACTGAGGTATTTGTTGATGTTCGTAAGAAGTCAGAGGGTATTATGAATATCTCTGAGATCACAAACAATGATGGCACTTTACAATACAAGATAGGCGATACTATCAAAGTTGCTATAACAGGATCTAGAAATGGTAGGCCGATCGTATCTCATAAAAAGGCTCTTAGAAAAGAGAAAGTTAAGGCTTTCATAGACAATTTCGATGAAAATGCAGACAATATCTATGATGCAAAAATCATATCTAAAAACAAGGGCGGATTTGTTGCGCTTAGCAATGATGATGTTGAGTTTTTTATGCCAAAATCACAAAGTGGCTTTAGAGATGCAAATCAAGTAATAAATAAAACATTCAAAGTAAAAGTTTTAAAAATAAATAAAGATGAACAAAGTATTATCGTATCTCGTAAAAAACTTATCGATGAAGATAGAAAAAAACGTAAAGAAGCTATAGAAAATATTATCGATAATACTGATATTATCGAAGGAACTATCAAAAAAATCACAACCTATGGTATGTTTGTTGATGTCGGCGGTATAGACGGACTTGTTCATTATAGCGAGATTAGCTATAAAGGTCCGGTAAATCCAAATACATTATATAAAGAGGGCGATAAGGTAGATGTTAAGATCATCAAATACGATACCGATAAAAAACACTTATCTCTATCTGTAAAAGCTGCTACTCCAGATCCTTGGGAAGAGATAAAAGATAGCTTAGAAGTAGGCGATACCATAAAAGTTACTGTTAGCAATATAGAACCTTATGGCGCATTTGTTGATTTAGGAAATGATATAGAGGGATTTTTACATATAAGTGAAATTTCTTGGGATAAAAATATCAAAAATCCTAAAGATTTTATAAAAGAAGGCGAAGAGCTAGACGTTGAAGTTATCGAAATAGACGCCAGTGATAGAAGGCTTAGAGTAAGTCTTAAAAATTTACTTCCAAAACCTTTTGATGAATTTAATGCTAAATTTAGTGAAGGTGATATAGTTAATGGAGTTGTAACAACTCTAACAAATTTTGGTGCATTTGTCAGAATAGGTGCTTTAGAGGGGCTATTACATAATGAAGATTCTTCATGGGATAGAAATGATAAATGCAAAGATATCTTTAAAACAGGCGATAATATTCAAGTAAAAATCATTAAAATTGATGATAAAAACCAAAAAATCTCACTTAGTCAAAAAGATCTAAAAGAGAGTCCTGTAACAAAATATGCTAAGACTCACGCAAACGGCGATATCGTATCTGGAACTATCAGGGATATAAAAGATTTTGGCGTGTTTGTATCTCTTGAAGATGGCGTTGATGCACTTATAAGAAAAGAAGATATCGGAAATTTAGATATCAACTCTTTAAAAGTCGGCGACAGCATAGAAGCTGCGATAGCTTTTATAGATGAGAAGAAAAACAGAATTCGTCTAAGCGTAAGAAGACTTGCTAAGCAAAAAGAACGTGAAGTTCTAAATGAGATAAACGACGAGGGCAAAATGACTCTTGGCGATATCATAAAAGAGCAGCTAGCTGATTAA
- the serA gene encoding phosphoglycerate dehydrogenase, with protein MKTVIVCDAIHPVGFELLNAQKDLRIIDAVNTPKDELLNIMHEADVAITRSSTDCDAKFISACKNLKALVRAGVGVDNVDIEGCSKKGIIVMNVPTANTIAAVEMTMCHLLNSARKYINSVNDLQQNRTWKREKWYGNELYGKTLGIIGFGNIGSRVAVRSLAFGMKVIAYDPYIDSNKATDIGATYTTNFDDILACDFITIHTPKNKETINMISTEQIAKMKDGVRLINCARGGLYNEDALLDGLKSGKIAYAGIDVFVKEPGNNHPLLDLENVSATPHLGANTFESQKNIAIAAAEQAMSAARGICYPNALNLPIKTEDLPPFVAPYIELISKISYFAAQLNKRPIKAIRVEVEGGISDYANSMLTFAIVGSLKETLGDTINYVNAKFVAQDKGIDISATVVPESGYKNKLTVKLISDKDVISISGTVFGETEQRIVNINGFKTDFKPKGRMIVFKNRDVPGVISSISSILAEAKINIADFRLGRDENGFALAVILVDDDIQKEILAKLNALDTCVWAEYAVL; from the coding sequence ATGAAAACAGTTATAGTTTGTGACGCAATACATCCAGTTGGTTTTGAACTTTTAAATGCACAAAAAGATTTGCGTATCATAGATGCGGTAAATACTCCAAAAGACGAACTTCTAAATATTATGCATGAAGCAGATGTAGCTATTACTAGAAGCTCTACTGATTGTGATGCTAAATTTATATCGGCTTGCAAAAATTTAAAAGCATTAGTAAGAGCAGGAGTAGGCGTAGATAACGTAGATATCGAAGGATGCTCAAAAAAAGGCATTATAGTTATGAACGTTCCTACAGCAAATACAATAGCTGCTGTTGAGATGACTATGTGTCATTTGCTAAATAGTGCTAGAAAGTATATAAACTCTGTAAATGATCTACAACAAAACAGAACTTGGAAGCGTGAAAAATGGTATGGAAATGAGCTTTATGGTAAAACTCTTGGCATCATAGGTTTTGGAAATATAGGCTCAAGAGTCGCTGTTAGAAGCCTTGCTTTTGGTATGAAAGTAATAGCTTATGATCCGTATATAGACTCAAATAAAGCAACCGATATCGGTGCTACTTATACGACGAATTTTGATGATATTTTGGCGTGCGATTTTATAACAATACACACTCCAAAAAACAAAGAAACCATAAATATGATCTCTACTGAACAAATAGCAAAAATGAAAGATGGAGTTCGTTTAATAAACTGCGCACGCGGCGGTTTATATAATGAAGATGCTTTACTAGATGGTCTTAAAAGTGGTAAAATAGCTTACGCAGGCATTGACGTATTTGTCAAAGAGCCAGGAAATAACCATCCTCTTTTGGATCTAGAAAATGTGAGTGCTACTCCTCATCTTGGTGCAAATACTTTTGAATCTCAAAAAAATATAGCTATTGCTGCAGCAGAACAAGCAATGAGTGCGGCTAGAGGAATTTGCTATCCAAATGCACTAAATTTACCGATCAAAACAGAAGATCTACCTCCTTTTGTGGCACCTTATATAGAGCTTATATCAAAAATTTCATATTTTGCTGCTCAGTTAAACAAACGTCCGATCAAAGCTATAAGAGTGGAAGTAGAAGGTGGCATAAGTGATTATGCAAACTCAATGCTTACTTTTGCGATAGTTGGATCACTTAAAGAGACTTTAGGTGACACTATAAACTATGTAAATGCAAAATTTGTAGCACAAGATAAAGGCATAGATATCTCAGCTACGGTAGTTCCAGAAAGTGGATATAAAAATAAACTTACTGTCAAACTTATCTCTGATAAAGATGTTATAAGTATTAGCGGAACTGTATTTGGCGAAACAGAGCAAAGAATAGTCAATATAAACGGCTTTAAGACAGACTTTAAGCCAAAAGGTAGAATGATAGTGTTTAAAAATAGAGACGTTCCTGGTGTTATCAGCAGTATCAGCTCTATTTTAGCAGAAGCTAAGATCAATATCGCGGATTTCCGTTTGGGTCGTGATGAAAATGGTTTTGCACTTGCTGTGATATTAGTAGATGATGATATCCAAAAAGAAATTTTAGCAAAGCTAAACGCACTAGATACTTGCGTTTGGGCTGAGTACGCAGTTTTATAA
- the efp gene encoding elongation factor P: MASYSMGDLKKGLKIELDGVPYKIVEYQHVKPGKGAAFVRVKIKSFSTGKVLEKTFHAGDKCESPNLVEKEMQYLYDDGEFCQFMDVESYEQVAISDEDIGEAKKWMIDGMMVQILFHNDKAIGVEVPQVVELKIVETQPNFKGDTQGSNKKPATLESGAVVQIPFHVLEGEVIRVDTVRGEYIERANK; encoded by the coding sequence ATGGCTTCATATTCAATGGGCGATTTAAAAAAAGGTTTAAAGATAGAGTTAGACGGAGTTCCATATAAGATAGTTGAGTATCAACATGTAAAACCTGGAAAGGGTGCGGCGTTCGTTCGCGTAAAGATAAAGTCGTTTTCTACAGGTAAAGTTTTAGAAAAAACTTTTCATGCGGGTGATAAATGCGAATCTCCAAATTTAGTAGAAAAAGAGATGCAGTATCTTTACGACGATGGCGAATTTTGCCAGTTTATGGATGTAGAGAGTTATGAGCAAGTCGCTATCTCAGATGAAGATATCGGTGAAGCTAAAAAGTGGATGATAGATGGAATGATGGTTCAAATTCTATTTCACAATGACAAAGCTATCGGTGTAGAAGTTCCTCAAGTCGTTGAGTTAAAGATAGTCGAAACTCAGCCGAACTTTAAAGGCGATACCCAAGGAAGTAATAAAAAACCAGCTACTTTAGAGAGTGGTGCTGTTGTCCAAATACCGTTTCACGTATTAGAAGGTGAAGTTATCCGCGTAGATACTGTAAGAGGTGAGTATATAGAAAGAGCGAATAAATAA
- a CDS encoding SelT/SelW/SelH family (seleno)protein: MQVKIFYCNSUNFRPKASSLEEELKNNFPGVEVSKEIGNKGDFIVEVDGKAVFNNHDFPRPRFPDHGEVTKIIKQEFNL; encoded by the coding sequence ATGCAAGTAAAAATATTTTATTGCAATTCTTGAAATTTCCGCCCAAAAGCTTCTAGTTTAGAAGAAGAACTAAAAAATAATTTTCCAGGTGTGGAAGTTTCTAAAGAGATAGGCAACAAAGGTGACTTTATAGTCGAAGTAGATGGAAAAGCAGTTTTTAACAATCACGATTTTCCAAGACCAAGATTTCCAGATCATGGAGAAGTAACCAAAATCATAAAACAAGAATTTAATCTCTAA
- a CDS encoding DJ-1 family glyoxalase III has protein sequence MKNVAIILVDGFEEIEAISILDILRRADINTVAVGLEALYIRGAHQLKFEADVEFDKVNFDEYDMIVLPGGLPGAEYLAKSEKLQKVLKDFDANGKFIGAICAAPWALNTAGVLKNSYTCYPGFEKIVAKNGYVSNSDVVIDENIITSRGPATAMKFALELVKILEGDGKYTEVKNGLLF, from the coding sequence ATGAAAAATGTTGCGATCATTTTAGTAGATGGTTTTGAAGAGATAGAGGCGATAAGTATTTTGGATATTTTACGAAGAGCTGACATAAATACCGTTGCAGTAGGACTAGAAGCTCTATATATAAGAGGAGCTCATCAGCTTAAATTTGAAGCGGATGTTGAATTTGATAAAGTAAATTTTGATGAATATGATATGATAGTTTTGCCCGGCGGACTTCCTGGAGCAGAGTATTTGGCAAAAAGCGAAAAACTTCAAAAAGTTTTGAAAGATTTTGATGCTAATGGTAAATTTATAGGAGCTATTTGTGCTGCTCCTTGGGCTTTGAATACTGCTGGTGTTTTAAAAAATAGCTATACTTGCTATCCTGGATTTGAAAAGATTGTAGCAAAAAATGGTTATGTGTCAAATTCTGATGTCGTGATAGATGAAAATATCATAACTTCAAGAGGCCCTGCTACGGCTATGAAATTTGCTTTAGAGTTAGTTAAGATTTTAGAAGGAGATGGCAAATATACCGAAGTTAAAAATGGACTTTTGTTTTAG
- a CDS encoding RNA recognition motif domain-containing protein, whose translation MNIYVGNLSYRMSEAELREAFSEFGEVSRAKIVKDKETNRSKGFGFVEMSVDDQAKKAIEALNGKEVCGRALRVNEARPRD comes from the coding sequence ATTAACATTTATGTAGGCAACTTGTCTTATCGTATGAGTGAAGCAGAGCTTAGAGAAGCTTTTAGTGAGTTTGGTGAAGTATCGCGTGCAAAAATTGTAAAAGATAAAGAAACAAATCGTTCAAAAGGCTTTGGTTTTGTTGAGATGAGTGTTGATGACCAAGCAAAAAAAGCCATAGAAGCGTTAAATGGAAAAGAAGTTTGCGGTAGAGCTCTTAGAGTAAATGAGGCTAGACCAAGAGATTGA